From Camelina sativa cultivar DH55 chromosome 7, Cs, whole genome shotgun sequence, one genomic window encodes:
- the LOC104702667 gene encoding uncharacterized protein LOC104702667 codes for MMIALVNVLKESCSLSFTSLFAPLILAERKKERKKYTERDTLLSLPPLLVDFFPFSSSILGYIYIYINSIFLLQSLHFYKSPSSKEIEEVKMGDTDTNMMQRVNSSSGSGTSSSSIPKQVKPNLLHLNPALLRSQHHHFRQPFSGPPPLPIPPVSPYSQIPATLQLKHSRSLSQPSSYFSFDSFSPFIPSPPPVSVSVEENTGAGFTPSLPPSPFTMCHSSSSRNAGDGENLPPRKSHRRANSDVTFGFSSTVAPQNQKSPPLVPSRSLERSISGGEVSDRSNLVKEEPREGFVKARKSEGEAAAAMDDVFTAYMNLDNIDVLNSFGGENGNVEEMESSRGSGTKKTNGGSSSDSEGESSASGNVKAAVSSSSSGVKRRAGGDIEPTTRHFRSVSMDSSLMGKLSFGDESSLKLPPSSAKVSPTNSGEGNSSAYSVEFGNGEFTAAEMKKIAADEKLAEIVMADPKRVKRILANRVSAARSKERKTRYMAELEHKVQTLQTEATTLSAQLTHLQRDSMGLTNQNSELKFRLQAMEQQAQLRDALSEKLTEEVQRLKRVIGELNRRQSGSSESNISLNPEMFQQLSISQLQHQQMHHHSNQNSTMKTKHTSNE; via the exons ATGATGATTGCTTTGGTCAACGTTTTAAAAGAGtcttgttctctctcttttacttcCTTATTTGCGCCATTGATTTTggctgaaagaaagaaagaaagaaagaaatatacaGAGAGAGATACGCTTCTATCTTTACCTCCTTTGCTGGTCgatttctttcctttctcttcttcgattcttggctatatatatatatatatcaattcaATCTTTTTGCTTCAAAGCCTCCATTTTTATAAGTCTCCGAGCTCCAAAG AAATCGAAGAAGTAAAAATGGGTGATACAGATACCAATATGATGCAGAGAGTGAATTCATCTTCTGGTTCTGGTACATCGTCTTCTTCGATCCCTAAACAGGTAAAGCCTAATCTTCTTCACTTGAATCCTGCTCTTCTCCGCTCTCAGCACCACCACTTCCGTCAGCCTTTCTCCGGACCTCCTCCTCTGCCCATTCCTCCTGTTTCTCCTTACTCTCAGATCCCCGCGACTCTACAGCTTAAGCATTCTCGCTCTCTGTCTCAGCCTTCGTCTTACTTCTCCTTTGATTCGTTCTCGCCGTTCATTCCTTCTCCCCCGCCGGTTTCCGTGTCGGTGGAGGAGAATACCGGTGCCGGGTTCACTCCTTCGCTGCCTCCGTCGCCGTTCACCATGTGTCATTCTTCCAGCTCTAGGAACGCCGGAGATGGGGAGAATCTGCCGCCGAGGAAGTCTCATAGGCGTGCGAATAGTGATGTTACTTTTGGGTTTAGTTCAACGGTGGCTCCTCAGAATCAAAAGTCTCCTCCTTTGGTCCCTTCCAGGTCTCTAGAGAGATCCATCTCTGGTGGTGAGGTTTCAGATCGGTCTAATCTGGTGAAGGAAGAACCAAGAGAAGGCTTCGTCAAGGCAAGAAAATCAGAGGGTGAAGCAGCAGCAGCTATGGACGATGTTTTCACGGCTTATATGAATCTTGATAACATTGATGTCTTGAATTCTTTTGGGGGTGAAAATGGGAATGTGGAGGAGATGGAGAGCAGTAGAGGTAGCGGGACGAAGAAGACGAATGGGGGAAGTAGTAGTGATTCCGAAGGAGAAAGCAGTGCGAGTGGGAATGTGAAAGCTGCggtgagttcttcttcttcaggggTGAAGAGAAGAGCCGGTGGAGACATTGAACCGACTACTAGACATTTCCGGAGTGTTTCTATGGATAGTAGTCTCATGGGGAAGTTGAGTTTTGGTGATGAATCATCGCTAAAGCTTCCACCTTCATCCGCTAAAGTTTCCCCAACCAATTCAGGTGAAGGGAATTCAAGTGCTTACAGTGTCGAATTTGGAAATGGTGAGTTTACTGCAGCTGAAATGAAGAAGATTGCAGCTGATGAGAAACTCGCTGAGATTGTTATGGCTGATCCTAAGCGTGTGAAAAG AATCTTGGCGAATCGTGTGTCTGCTGCACGCTCAAAGGAGCGGAAGACGCGATATATGGCAGAGTTAGAACACAAGGTGCAGACTCTTCAGACGGAAGCCACTACCTTATCGGCTCAGCTCACGCATTTGCAG AGAGATTCAATGGGGTTGACGAACCAGAACAGTGAGCTGAAGTTTCGTCTTCAAGCTATGGAGCAGCAGGCACAACTCCGCGATG CTCTGTCTGAGAAACTGACTGAAGAAGTCCAGCGCTTGAAACGGGTGATTGGGGAGCTGAACCGCAGGCAAAGTGGCAGCAGCGAATCTAACATATCACTGAACCCAGAGATGTTTCAACAGCTTAGCATCAGCCAGTTACAACACCAGCAAATGCATCACCATTCCAACCAGAATAGCACCATGAAAACAAAGCACACTTCAAACGAATAG
- the LOC104702668 gene encoding uncharacterized protein LOC104702668: MNKVPEKVTVETQSQQKPSKMRWLPASRAFLQIPNPAIVKVFVISSLTTFTSGIALVIEWICHGKSHSGFGWIIYYALFLMCLPLLILTGLHILMAISSSSRSSKVQIVDTASSKEPCVVQQNQCTETNQRIEETEKNSCRSLAVVVASDKEKMPRIKRAVSFPSHGEVRSCRTR, encoded by the coding sequence ATGAACAAAGTGCCGGAGAAAGTCACAGTGGAAACCCAGTCGCAGCAAAAGCCATCAAAGATGCGTTGGCTTCCCGCCTCCAGAGCATTCTTGCAAATTCCAAATCCGGCGATTGTCAAAGTTTTCGTCATAAGCAGCTTGACTACGTTCACCTCAGGAATTGCCTTAGTCATTGAATGGATCTGTCACGGAAAGAGCCACAGCGGATTTGGGTGGATAATCTACTATGCGTTGTTCTTGATGtgtcttcctcttctcatcTTGACCGGTCTTCATATCCTCATGGCGATCTCTTCTTCTAGCCGGAGCTCAAAAGTTCAGATTGTAGATACAGCTTCAAGCAAAGAGCCGTGCGTTGTGCAGCAGAACCAGTGTACCGAGACGAATCAACGAATTGAAGAAACGGAGAAAAACAGTTGCCGAAGTTTAGCCGTTGTGGTTGCTTCGGATAAAGAGAAGATGCCGAGGATAAAACGCGCCGTGTCATTTCCGTCGCATGGCGAAGTAAGATCATGTCGTACTCGTTAG
- the LOC104702669 gene encoding protein BASIC PENTACYSTEINE4 — protein sequence MENGGQYDNGRFKPDYLKGAQSVWNMMPQHQIKEQHNALVMNKKIMSILAERDAAIHERNQAVSAKKEAVAARDEALQQRDKALSERDKALIERDNAYAALQHHENSLNFALSGGKRDDGDDCVGVEPHKLAVFPLSAIPPEVTSTTKVAKRKKESKQGQVKIKKVGEDLNRRVAAPGKKSRKDWDSLEVGLNLVTFDETTMPVPMCTCTGSARQCYKWGNGGWQSSCCTTTLSLYPLPQMPNKRHSRMGGRKMSGNVFSRLLSRLAAEGYDLSCPVDLKDYWARHGTNRYITIK from the exons ATGGAGAATGGTGGTCAGTATGATAATGGGAGGTTCAAACCCGATTACTTAAAAGGTGCACAATCTGTG TGGAATATGATGCCTCAGCATCAGATTAAGGAACAACATAATGCCTTGGTGATGAATAAGAAGATCATGTCCATCCTTGCTGAGAGGGATGCAGCTATACACGAAAGAAACCAAGCTGTCTCTGCCAAAAAAGAAGCAGTTGCGGCCAGGGATGAAGCGCTTCAGCAACGTGACAAAGCTCTTTCTGAGAGAGATAAAGCCTTGATAGAGAGAGACAATGCTTATGCTGCGCTTCAACACCATGAGAATAGTCTCAACTTTGCTTTGTCCGGTGGGAAACGCGATGACGGAGATGATTGTGTCGGTGTTGAACCCCACAAACTTGCAGTCTTCCCGTTATCAGCTATTCCACCCGAGGTTACCAGCACTACTAAGGTGGCcaaaaggaagaaggagagcAAGCAGGGACaagtaaagataaaaaaagttGGTGAAGATCTGAACCGTAGAGTTGCTGCTCCtggaaaaaaatctagaaaagaTTGGGACAGCCTAGAGGTCGGTTTAAATTTAGTCACCTTTGATGAGACGACAATGCCAGTACCGATGTGCACATGCACAGGCTCTGCACGTCAGTGTTACAAATGGGGAAATGGCGGCTGGCAATCATCTTGTTGCACAACCACCTTATCTCTGTATCCTTTACCACAGATGCCAAACAAGAGGCATTCTCGGATGGGCGGTAGGAAAATGAGCGGAAACGTCTTCTCGAGATTACTCAGCCGTTTAGCAGCAGAAGGATATGACCTCTCTTGTCCTGTTGATCTTAAGGACTATTGGGCTAGACACGGGACAAACCGCTACATCACTATCAAGTAG